In the Panthera leo isolate Ple1 chromosome C2, P.leo_Ple1_pat1.1, whole genome shotgun sequence genome, ATATAGTCTGGAAAGGGACATGTAAATCAAGTTTTAAGTGTTGGATAATGTGGAGCTGGGTTCATCTTTGTTCGAATGTTTATTTCACTAGTTGTCAAGATATAGTCCCCAAATCAACAGCATCAAGATAACCTAAGAAcgtgaaaaattatatataaatcctCAGGCCCCTAAGCAGTCCCACTGAGTTAGAACTCTGGAAGAAGGCCaggagttttctattttttattatctttttttttaatgttggtttctgagagcatgagcaggggagggggagaggaagagggagacgcagaatctgaagcaggctccaggctctgagctgtcagcacagagcacaacgcggggctcgaactcacggaccatgagatcatgatctgagccaaagtcagatgcttaactgactgagccacccaggcaccccaggagtatGTTTCAAATAAGCTCTGCAATGATTGGTGCCTACCAGCTTGAGAACTGTTGTTCTGGCTGTCTTTTTTAATCAAGCTACACTTAGGTTCTAAAATTGTCCTTAGTGCCTTTAATTCAGTCTGAACTTAATCTCAATTAGTAAAATGTTACTCCAAGGATTTCAAGGTTAGATTTCCTCTAGAAGCTTCTGAAAAGGGGTGCTGAATCTGTTGGAAGTGGTGGTGAAGATGTTTTACAGTTTAGTGTTGCTTGAGACACATCCCCAACCCCTTGATGTTGTACAGAAAGATCTCAGTCCTGTCAATTTGGGAAGCAAAGAATACTGTTTATAGTTTTGAGATTCAGAATGTAGATTAGAGTTTGAGAGTTCCACTTTGAGGAAGCTAATTTAGCTTCTCCCAAATTTATTTGAACCCAGAGTTGCCACCACCCTTTTTTCTCCAAAcgaatcctttaaaaaatgctaGATGGTTATATTTGCAAAGTACTTGGTTAATGCATTCTAGATAAATTAGAGGTTTCCTGCTGTGTTCTTTTAAGTTACCAGGGAAGTCTCCCTACTTGGGTAACGTTTTTTGAATACACACTTCCTACCACATGAATggttttcattttacaggtaCTAGGAAATTTCagtattaaatttttatacatatttgtttatGTACCAACCACTTTAGATTATAATGGCAAAACTGGCAGGTGGACCTAAAGCTCCTAAACCACAAGGAAATTGGGATAAAGATGGTTGGCAAGACGAACTTCATATATAAGTAGCAAATCAGGTGCCGAGCTGACGGATTTATACTAGTAATGCATGCAGATATTTTTCACATTCGGCTCACAGGGCCATTGAGTTCTTGAAGTGCGTGTCTCAAAATGCCCTTTACTAACGTGCGTGGATCGTGTGGCCGTTCATGTCCATAAAAGCAGGAAACGCTTTGCTGGAAGCTAACAACTTGATGTTGATAGAGCCTCATATGCAGTTTATAACAGATTGCTTATGTTGAGATGATTGCTTCATCTTGAATCAgcctcagaaaaatattttctcttcattttaaaggtTGAGTTTATAAGTATGTgcttatggttttgttttctcagatCATCATGGCAAAACCAGCCGGTGGGCCCAAACCTCCAAGTGGGAAGAAAGACTGGGATGATGACCAAAATGATTGACTGCCTTAGTTTTTACTGTAGGTGAAGACTACGTTTGTAGTAATAGTCTAGGAATTGCCTGATGTTTTCGtattttccttaaattaaaaagtgttttgtgtTTATATCCTCAGCTGGATGATAAATAAACAGGTTGCTATCGAAGCCTCATAGTCTGATGAGCACCGTTCTTGGATGTAAATGACCTGTTTGTCTCAACCTTGGTAATGAAATTAGCTGTGGGACGGAAGGCAAGCCACTAAAGTAATTAGGGACCTGTTCCTGTGTGTATCTGGCCTGCTGCCTTTTTGAAACACAGCCGTGCTTCTGTATTTACATATAGTCTATGGCTGTTTCCTGCAAGGAAATGGCAATGAAGTAGTCATGAATAGAGACCAAGTGACCTACAGGGCCAAAAATATTTGATATCCCTTACTTTGCAGGAAGCCTGTCAACCCCCAGACTGGATTTCAGGGGTTTTTTTCACATCTCTGCTCTGGGAATTCTAAGATTTGAGAGGACATGTTTTTAATACCCATTTGTTGAATGGCTTAGTTAAAATAGTCTAGCAGTGTAGTATAAAGACAGTTGTAATACCACTGAAAACGTATCTGCTAATAGAAATTCGGTTTTTGTAAAGtagatcttattttttcttaagatcAAGTAAGGAGTTTTGAAAAAACTTAACGTGAAAGGTCAACTGATTTTATGGGACATGTGCTAACTCCTATGTCTTGGTCACGTAATAATCTTTGGTCTTTGAATAACATTTtgaaggcgcctgggtggttcagtcggttaagcatctgactctggatttctgctcaagtcCTGGTctgtttgtgagatggagccccgggttgggcttggggctgacagcacagggcctgcttgggagtgtgtccccctcccccgcatgcacactctcaaaatgaataaacgttaaaaaataaaaagttacattttttaaaaaaactgtttttggTATTTGAAAGGAAATTTTGGAAGCAGTAAGACTCACTGGGTCTTAGGTAGTAAGTGTCGAAAGTAATGGAAGTTTAGAGAACGGAGGCTGAGCCTTAAGGTTTAGGATTGCACGCAACTTCCAGATGCTGGCGCTCGCTTGGGTAAAAGGACAGTTCGCAGACTTTCTCTGGCATGCTGGCATTAAGGGGACCTGGTACTGAATTACTTAAGAGTCGCAGGAGTGTCTACTTTGGGTCTGTTCACAGAAAAAGAGCAGAGTCAGGCCTACACCCCAGCTTATGTACACTGTATGGTGTCGGCAGAATTGTAGGTAAGAGACTTCTTCCAAGTATGTACTACTGCCATTATCTAATGTCTGCTTATAAAgtcaacactttttaaaaatacatttgaagttTCATTAGCCAAacgtattttaaaatgttacgtGGTAGAGTAAGAACACAACTTTACATCTTCCAAGTAACAAAACAAGGTTTGGGGGTAAGTCGATTTATTGATGTGTTACAACCCATCAACCAGACATATTTAAGCACAGAGGACTGGGGTTCAAAATCCTTTCCAGAAACTGGAAGCAAGAATAAAAACCACTATGACAATACAAAACCACTGCAAATTTTTAGGTATTTTcccttcaatattttaataaacatttcttctggCATGTATTTAAGTGAACATGACCTTAGAGCCTTCGCTTCTTTATTAAACATGATTTTACAGTCAGTCTTCGCTTATTATTAATTAGAGCCACTTTAAAAGCTATAAACTTGTTTGTGGAGAAAGCACTTTTAGAAACGATTACAGTACTCTCTCATAAAATAGGAGGTACGCCTGTGAGTTCAGGACTTTAGTTGTCGGCACAGCTTGCACGTGCGTGTCACTGATGTGAAACCACTGCCCTTTGGTTGACTGCATTTCAAAATCTGTCAGGAGAAAACAAATGGGAAGTTCCGTTATTTTTTGGTTTGGCCATAATCCTCTGAATGCCAGAATTTCCCACGCCCTCCTACCTTGTGGAATATCACCGTGGAGAACAAGATTAGAGAGGTGACTGTTGGCAGCTCTTGCCTTTGCATAGGCAGTATAATGCCCTGACCTCATGGTGCCACTGTGTTCAACGACTCCGTATAAGGAATAAAGTACCCTTGTGTTTTCTTCCGCGACATTCTTTCAAAATGAGAATTCAGAAGTTAGTTCTAGTCCCGTTTATAGATGCCATGGGCAAGGTAATTTAAGCGAAGGCTTTCTAACCTTTGAGAATGTAAAATCATTCATGAGTCTGACCTTGACTACTATTTTCCCCCTACAGAGTAGTGTCACACTTAGGTTTTTATTAGAAAGTCACCGTTGCGGTCTGCCAGAATCACAAACCAGAGGCCACTTGCCTCAATTGCAGCTTCCCGGCCCAGATACTTCAGTAACTGAACTTGCCAGTTTCCATAGGAGTCCTGGGCTCTGATAATTGCGAAATACCTTAACAGCTCTATCGTTCCAGTTCCTGCCGAGACTGTAAGCCTTTAACAGCAAGAGGATCGCGTTTAAGTCGGGCCCAAACCACCCCTTATGTTTACAAATGTTCCTCAGAGATTTGGCTCCTCAAGGGTTCACTTCCGCTAGCTAGATGGTGGAGGCTGCTTATTTTAAGACCCCATATGCTACATGGTTGGTGACAAGGACAGGCATTCTCTGAGCTGGGGCTGCTTTCAGACAACTATTCCACTTAGGTTCTCTTGTAACAAGTCCCCCTGAATGGGCATCATTATCCGTCAATAATACTGTCGTCTCTTTAATCTGTGGCCCCCTCTTCACAGAAGAACTTCATCCTTCACTCCAAGTCCTGTCTGCTTCCTTAGGGACTTCAGTGTCCTTCAGTGAGCTGCTCAGGATTTCTCCTGCCATCCCACTTTAAGTGCCAGGCCTATATTCTGCAATTGATTCGGCCCAGAACTGTTCGACTTCAAGTCTTCCCACTTTTCTAGTCTCCGTTCACAAGGCTTCCACTCTTCCAGTTCTCCTCTCACCgatctcccctctctctaaccTAACTGGATCCTGGAGTCCTCACTTTCTCCTGGCCGAGGAAGCCTCTCTTGGCCTCATTCCCCTATCAAGTCTGTGTCTTCACTGCTCAAGATGGCAACAGAACGGCAGTGTCAGCATTTACCTGAgggcttattagaaatgcagaatcttagaCCCCCACCCAAGACCTACTGATGCCCAAAGGACAAGCATATTAAAGCTGGAGAACTTGAACCATGTGTATCAGTCTTACAAATAATCTCTCTTAACACCCACCACCAGCCTTGCCAACACACTGATCCTAAAACTCCAGGGGcggctgtgtggctcagctggtcgagcctctactttggctcaggtcgtgatctcacggtccgtgacttcgagccccacatcaggctctgtgctgacagctcagagcctggagcctgtttctgatcctgtgtctccctctctctctgcccctcctgtgtttctgctctgtctctgtctctcaataataagtaaacattaaaaaaaaatttttttttaattaaaactccTTTCTGAATCCTACGATGAGCCTTCCCAACCACACACCCAAACAGCTGCTGTTTGGTGTTGCCAGAAAGCAAAATTACATATCCCTGCAGACTGATAAACTCACTGAGGACTCATGAGGGTCCCCCATGTGACTGTGTAATCTTGGAACCTGTTCCTTAGTTAGCTCCTTAGTTCCACAGCTATCCTTCACAGCAACGGGCCCAGACTTTAACCACTCCTAGAGCCTCTCCTTATCACCTTTATTATTCTCTGTAGCTGACCTCACCTCCCACTTCAGGAAAACAGATAAAACCTACCCAACCGTAAGTTGCCCATTCTCAGGAAGATGAAGTATCCTGTCCCTTTTGTTCGGAAACAACAGTCCAACTTAATGTCCTCATCCCCGCCCTTCTGGCTTCCTCCAGGGTCTTGCTCAGtcaaatctctctcttttctgtatctttaacTTCTAGATTTTCCTCTTGCTCTGCAAACCCACCTAAGTTtcccagacttaaaaaaaaaaaaaaaaaaaaaaaaaaaaaaaaattgatctaccacttttccttttcaacaaTGCCTCAAACATACCTATATGCTTTATTTCCAATATTGTCATTCATTGCTCAATCCACTGAAGTCACcaatacttcttaaaaattttaccaTGACCTCTATACCTTCTAATCCACAAATACTTTCTAGGTCTTTTTCTCTGATATGCTGACACTTGAGGTCACCCAGTCTTCTCCCTTAAGCTTGAGCGCAGGGCAATGTAGGCAAACAACGGATTCCTAATACCCTTGTGTTCAAACTAATCCAACCAAAGGTATTTCTGCTTACTGGCAAACGTGGCCCTGCACCATGgtgataatataaaaacaattacaatTCACTCTGCCCACCAGCTCTGAAATACCTTTCttggagaattttaaaattttaagttgggAGGGAGGATAGGAGAATTTCTATCATTTCAAATTCTGCACACAAATTACTGTTTATACTGAAGCATTTGAAATCCGAATATAAACATACAGCTTCTCCAATTGTCCAAATTCTTCAACACGGAGATCTGTCAAGATCGTTGGTGGTGTCCTCCTCTTGTACATAGGCCTCTTACACCCCTATGCTCACCAGAGTTGTCATTAaccatctcttctctttctccatgcTCTACACAGGGGATCCTAGCCTCATAGTTTTAACCATCACCTATGTACTGATTTCCAAATCTTTATCTCCAGACCTGACCTCTCTGCCCTGAGCCTCAGACATGCACATCTAAATGTGTCCCCCTGAGTATTTCAAAAATACCTGAAATTCAGTGTATCTAAAACCAAATTCATTATCCTTTCTCTACCTCCCAACCTGTTCCTACCTCAATGAATGGTACTCCCATCTACCAGATGCCTCGTCACTCAAGCCAGGCCTCAGGAATCATGCTCAACTCTTTTTTGCGCTACCCTTACCATCCATTTCAAGGCCTCTTCCTCAGCTTCCAGAGCCTGTATAAGTCATGAGTCTGGATAATTTTACCCCATGAAATATTCTCTCAAGCTTGCCCTCTCCTATCCTAAATTAAGCTCTCACCATCTATTGACTAAATTAATTCAACAGCCTCCAAACTAGAGAGCTCCTGCCTAAAATCCAACGTCCATGCTTCAGCAAGTAACTCGTATAATAACACAGATCCGGCTGTCGCCCCACTGCTTTAAACTCTTCAGTGGCACCCCACTGCATACCTAATAAAGCCCAAGTTGCTCACCATGATAATCTTCCAAACCTCATTGCATCTCACTGCTCTGGCTTCACCTCCCAACATTCTCTAGCTTTGTACCAGAAGCTCTACAACTGCTTCTACTGCTAGTCCCTAGCCCCCACCATGTCATTTTACTTGTCTTTGCTCTGGCTGGTCCCTCTGCCGGGAAAACTGAACTTCCTCTTGACCCATCACACTAACTCTTACTCCTGTAAAGAGTGGTTAAGGTGTGGTCTACTTCACAGAGCATTTCCTGAACCACCAACATACTGGGTTAAGTGCATACCACCCCCGCTCTGTGTCTATAACACTCAACCATATTAAACTGAaattacttggggcgcctgggtggctcagtcagttaagcctctgacttcggcttaggtcatgatcttgcagtttgtggttcgagcctcacattgggctctgtgctgacagctcagaaactggagcctgctttggatcctgtgtctccctctctctccctcttccctgctcgctatcaaaaaacaaataaacattaaaaaaaaatttcttttaactgaAATTACTTAATGTATCTGCTGATCTTTAGTTTTGTGTCCTCAGCTCCCAAGACAATGTCTGCCACAATTAATAGAGAttcaaaaaatcaactgaaattaACAACCTAATGTTCCAAATGATTCATCACAGATCTTGAAATTGTAATGGTACAAAGATCAAAGACCCACTCTATTCATTCTTATCAACCTCATACTTCAGTGAGTTACTGTTGGGAGTATCTGGTAAATAAGCTATGATTTCCCTTTAAAGGATTTTCCCAAAAAGACCACTTTCACCTACCTTACATTTAAGGGTACAAAAAGGAGCCAAATCTAAgatttctggaaattttatgtgtttgttaaCTTTGCGTAGGTTAAAACCAGcctaaaaaagagagacaacagaTTGAGTTATTTTCCTAGAAAAGTTGTACACATTAAGTAAACTGTAGTCCCACCCAATGCACAAAAGAACACCAACATCAAACCCTAGCTCAGTCTTCTCAGGAGACTCTTTTCTTTCTGACCACTAAATGATTTTTGCGAAGTGCACACCaaacacacaccccacaccccaacAGATTAAGAAAGCTGCTCCCAGGGCACacgggctcagtcggttaagcatccaactcttgatttcaattcaggtcatgatctcgtggtttgtgggttcgagccccgcctcaggctctgcactgtcagtgcagaacttgcttgggattccctctctctctgctcctcccaagcatgcatgcatgctctctaagtaaataaataaacttaagaaaaaaaaaatctactcccATGAGAAAATTCTCAGTGTTTCTGCTTTAGCCATCCAGAAAAGCCACATTAGACCAGAGGTTTTAAGTGCTTAAAACTCAACAACTGGAAAATACTTTCCTGTACAACACATCCTCTCGAGCCTCCCTCCCTACCCAAGCTTAGTGCTTATTTCAGAGACACCCACCCAATTAATCAAACCATATAACAACCACAGGAGGGAATACATTCTTAAGGTTCTTTGGAAATTTGGAACTGAGTTTAAAACTTGTACTGCTTACAGTAAAAGTCTTCCAGAAAAAAACAGGGTCACCAAAATGATGAAAATCCAAGGTATCGATGTCTTTTTTATCAAGGGTCAGTACAAATAACGtaccacacacacaacagaaaaaTAGCACTAATTTCTTAACTGTGAAATACAGCTAGTaaactggactttttttttttaacctgaaattAAGGATAGAGTGAGATACTAATTTTACTAAAAAGAGCAACATGAATTCTAGTAAAATCGAGGAAGGATTGTGCCTAAGTTTCTCCTCCACCTTGACAGGTATCTTCATCTAAGCTTTTGTCACACCCGTATAtatttcttctctactttttgAAAGTTAGAattaagaaataacagaaaaccaaagaaacacaGGAATATAGTGAGACAGTAACaaataaagcattaaatatttaaaacaaatttgaggTAACCAAAGGGTACCTGCTGAAATCTCTTTAAATGGAGAGTGAGAACAGGAGGAGCAACAGAGATTAGCATCTGCTTTTTGGCATTGGTATAAACATGTTTCCTTtcacctaaagaaaaaaagaaattttagcaGTGTGGAAATGGTTTTAGATTTCTAAAGCATTCACATTTACTGTAAAATCATTTCAAACATCTCAAGCAATCATCTTTAAActttctggaaagggccagataataaatattttgggctttgtggACCAAGAGGCAAAATTAAGTATATGCTGTAGGTATCAGTAAAAATTTCCACAAATTCCCACAACTTTTCACTGATGTAATTCTAAATACAGTAACAAATGAGTACGACTACAGtctactgagggaaaaaaatgaaatcatttttggGCAGATACCATTTAATTGGGGCTCATACTTAGTACTACCATCGGATCACTTTCAAATGCTCATCAATAAAAACATGTCGAGACCCCATACAAAAACAGATGGCAGACCAAACTCGGCCTGTGGACAACAGTTTGTCGATGTCTGCTCTAAGGCGAACAGAACTGCTATAAAATCAACACAATTTACTATTTGTATTgacattcaaataaataaaaaactagacctttaaaatgtttcaaCAACTCTAGGAAGAATCCTTAGGAATCCACAATCCCGCCTTACCCCACTTACTCAAGCtcaaaaaaaggtgggggggggctgttggggagaaagggaattgTCAGTATTTTTCTGTTGTATATTTGAGGGAGGTTAGAAGAAAGCGCTGTCCTCCCAGTACCTGGCACTGGGCATATCTCATGAGTACACTGATGAAGTGAAGCTTCCTGGATACAAAGGAGATGAGGGCCATCACAAATGCTGACAGGAAACTGAGGATGCAAAGAAGTAGCCACTATCTGTAAGGGTAAGGACCCTGTTGTGATAAATCCCAGGGGGATAATTTGGCCACAGAAAGAGGTGTTGGAGAGGGAACTGTTCCGCTCTATCTGCTGTCAGGCTGCCACACAGCACCAGCCACTTCAATCTGTTTGTCTATCCTTCTACCAAAATATTTACACAGGAGAAGGAACTTCCAGATGCCGTCCAAATCCTGATACAACTACAATAGCAGTACTCTACCTATGCGGTGCAAAACGGGCCCCTGAACATGAATTTCACTTTCAGTGAGAGACTCCAAATACCTTTTACGTTTGCCTTTGGTCCACTATACTGTCTCCGGGTGCATACTTCACAAAGCAGTTTATTTGCATCTCGAAGTTTCTCATTTCGGGTGAACTGATATAAACAATGTTGGATTGAACATTCATCAGTATGGAAAGCTTCCCTGTTTGCAAGAGTACAGAAAGCAGTTTCTGGATCTTCGTTTACAACTTCATACACCTTGGTCCCAGGAGAATGACTCTCATTCAGAATCTCTATATTTATTTCATCAGGTCGAAGAGCAGCATTCAAGTTAAGGTTTTTGAAACCACTGGAAATGTCCACTTCTCCACTGTTCCCTTCTGTCAGATAGGCACCACTTAAATTCCTAGGACATTCAGTGGGAGAAGAGGCCAGACCCTCCAAATCATTATCCATGTTGACATTTCTCATATCTACTTCCTCTGTGGATTTTTGattgtcagttttgttttctatcattttttctgGGCCATTCAAATCTTTCTGATTAACGCAATATTCTTTATGTGTGATTTCCTCTTCTGAGATATGGTTGGATTTAACATCCACTTCTCCCTGAAGTGACATTTCAACCTCACATTCATTATCTTCAGGATGGTCAATGGTACAGATATCATTTAAATGAAGAacttttccttgaattttttgtTGCCTTCGTTGGTTCTGTGCAAAAAGcataaaacgttttttaaaaataggaagagaaagagtaTGCATGTACCACATCAGGTTTTCTTGCTTACCAATCCAAAATAAGTTTATAAGGAAGAGTTCATTCCCAGCATTCTGATCCTAAAAGTTCCTTTACTATCAGGGACCAAAGAAATTGTGAAGAAAGTTCTTTAAAGCAGGAATAAACCATCACCAATCATCAAAATACTATTACACAGGGCAAATAAAACTGTGCAAGGCATGGTCTGTGCTCTAAGAGAAGTGATCTAGACAGATCAGTGGATGAGACGGTAACTGGTACACCCAAGCAGACTAGTATGGAACCAAGCAGGGAGTCTGACTATACACACAACAGGAAGGGGTATACCCGTGCGAGTTATGATTATTGGGTCAAAGGTTCACtgagggaagaaaaagcaaactgaAAATTCAAGGATGCACAAGTACAGGACTGCTTTGGGCAAGATGGAGGAGAACATTCCAGGAAACAAATACCCCAAAATTagggaggaagcaaggaagcCTCATGTACAGAGGACGACAAAGGACTTCCTTCCTAGAAgcattttatttcccatttgcAGCCTATTTCCACATAGAAGGGGAAGGCATTTCAGCACACTCTTGTCACTGGAATGCCTGAAGACTCTAGGTAAAATGACAGTCCCTGTGAGGCTAATCTGTAATTCCAGACGGCTGAAGGACAATACGCAGGACACATTTTCCAATGTGTTTTGGCTAAAAACAGttaaaccatgaaagaaaaatggagaacgGACAGAAGACAATACTGCAAAGGAAAGGGAACACAAATGACTCAAACATAAAAACATACTTCACTTATGTTAAacgaaatggaaaataaaactgcaCTGAGATAGTATTTTCCATCAGACTGGGAGAAGTCATAGAACATAACTGCTGTTGAGGATGAAGAGAAACAGCAAGTCTCGtatgctgctggtgggaatataaattggtacaacctttGTGGAGGATTACAAATGCAATCCCTCTTCTCAAAATGTGCTCTACAGATGACAGGTGTATAGGATTATTCCCTGCAGAGCACAGGTTATTACCTAACAAAAGACTACAAACTAAATCAACAGAGAACAGTTAAATGAACTATGGTTACATCTATAAAACAGAATAGCATACAGCTGTTTAAAACAACTGACTCTCTGTGTCCTGATGCAGAAAAATCTCCACGAGTCTAATtaagtagaaacaaacaaaacacaaggtCCAGAACAGTgcgtataattttttaaaggaggaaaaaccaAGACTACGTATTTGTATTTAATCCTATTTCCCAAAAAACTGTGGAAGGACACGTATGAAACTAAGTGGTCATCAACATCGTAAGAGGACAGGCTTGGTGGGGGCCTCTCACTGTacatctttatagatttttaaatttttaaattttaagaactcaAAAAACTGTTTAAGATGAactaaaattcttaaaagttctcacaAGTAAtgcaagataaaaaacaaaaaagcacaacCTTTTCTTTCAGTCACTCAGACTTCAAACGTAACAGTAGCAGatacaaaattagaaaagcaTAGTTTTCTTCCCAGTTACCCACCTTGGCTTGCTTTTTGGcttgcttctttgcttttttctgtaaGTGCTTACTTGTTCCTGAGGGAATGTCATTCCTCTCTTTCATGTAACTGtcattatctttctcttcctcgCTGTCTTTATCTTCATCCTCCATcgtctttttcaaatttttatcatttatacttTTCTTACCACTCTTAAAATATgggccaaaaataaaattttacaactaCTATTTGGTGAAAAGATTTCATGTTACCTAAATATTTTTCTACTCCTATTTTACACTACGTTTACT is a window encoding:
- the USP16 gene encoding ubiquitin carboxyl-terminal hydrolase 16 isoform X2, yielding MGKKRTKGKTVPIDDSSESLEPTCRHIRKGLEQGNLKRALLNVEWNICQDCKTDNKVKDKSEEETEENPSVWLCLKCGHQGCGRDSQEQHALKHYMTPRSEPHCLVLSLDNWSVWCYLCDDEVQYCSSNRLGQVVDYVRKQAGVTTPKSAKDGNIELENKKLEKESKNEQEREKKENLAKENPSTNSASQITVKGLSNLGNTCFFNAVMQNLSQTPVLRELLKEVKMSGTIVKIEPPDLALTEPLEINLEPPGPLTLAMSQFLNEMQETKKGIVTPKELFSQVCKKAVRFKGYQQQDSQELLRYLLDGMRAEEQQRVSKGILKAFGNSTEKLDEELKNKVKDYEKKKSVPSFVDRIFGGELTSTIMCDECRTVSLVHESFLDLSLPVLDDQSGKKSINDKNLKKTMEDEDKDSEEEKDNDSYMKERNDIPSGTSKHLQKKAKKQAKKQAKNQRRQQKIQGKVLHLNDICTIDHPEDNECEVEMSLQGEVDVKSNHISEEEITHKEYCVNQKDLNGPEKMIENKTDNQKSTEEVDMRNVNMDNDLEGLASSPTECPRNLSGAYLTEGNSGEVDISSGFKNLNLNAALRPDEINIEILNESHSPGTKVYEVVNEDPETAFCTLANREAFHTDECSIQHCLYQFTRNEKLRDANKLLCEVCTRRQYSGPKANVKGERKHVYTNAKKQMLISVAPPVLTLHLKRFQQAGFNLRKVNKHIKFPEILDLAPFCTLKCKNVAEENTRVLYSLYGVVEHSGTMRSGHYTAYAKARAANSHLSNLVLHGDIPQDFEMQSTKGQWFHISDTHVQAVPTTKVLNSQAYLLFYERVL
- the USP16 gene encoding ubiquitin carboxyl-terminal hydrolase 16 isoform X1, which produces MGKKRTKGKTVPIDDSSESLEPTCRHIRKGLEQGNLKRALLNVEWNICQDCKTDNKVKDKSEEETEENPSVWLCLKCGHQGCGRDSQEQHALKHYMTPRSEPHCLVLSLDNWSVWCYLCDDEVQYCSSNRLGQVVDYVRKQAGVTTPKSAAKDGNIELENKKLEKESKNEQEREKKENLAKENPSTNSASQITVKGLSNLGNTCFFNAVMQNLSQTPVLRELLKEVKMSGTIVKIEPPDLALTEPLEINLEPPGPLTLAMSQFLNEMQETKKGIVTPKELFSQVCKKAVRFKGYQQQDSQELLRYLLDGMRAEEQQRVSKGILKAFGNSTEKLDEELKNKVKDYEKKKSVPSFVDRIFGGELTSTIMCDECRTVSLVHESFLDLSLPVLDDQSGKKSINDKNLKKTMEDEDKDSEEEKDNDSYMKERNDIPSGTSKHLQKKAKKQAKKQAKNQRRQQKIQGKVLHLNDICTIDHPEDNECEVEMSLQGEVDVKSNHISEEEITHKEYCVNQKDLNGPEKMIENKTDNQKSTEEVDMRNVNMDNDLEGLASSPTECPRNLSGAYLTEGNSGEVDISSGFKNLNLNAALRPDEINIEILNESHSPGTKVYEVVNEDPETAFCTLANREAFHTDECSIQHCLYQFTRNEKLRDANKLLCEVCTRRQYSGPKANVKGERKHVYTNAKKQMLISVAPPVLTLHLKRFQQAGFNLRKVNKHIKFPEILDLAPFCTLKCKNVAEENTRVLYSLYGVVEHSGTMRSGHYTAYAKARAANSHLSNLVLHGDIPQDFEMQSTKGQWFHISDTHVQAVPTTKVLNSQAYLLFYERVL